ATTCATTATACGAATTTCACATGATGAACGGGGTAACTTCTACAAAGAGGAAACGAAAATTTCATCCCCCGGACCAGCTAGTGCACAAATCTAAAGACCGCATATAAAGATAGCACCAAAGAGAAATGCCAAGGCGATTGTATGAAACATAGGTATTCAGAAAAGGGATTCATGAGATGGATTGGACTTGCACACCTCCGTTTCCAGCCGCCGTTGAGGATTAAATCTGAACCTCCTGGATTGGGAGGAGCGCAGTCCGACGAATCTAAATTAGGCGTGGGCTCAATGTCGACAGCATCGTAACGCGGCAGTTCCGTGCTGAATCACACCAGAAAATCGGGCCATCACAAATTTGGAGTCCAGATGGGGAGTTATATGCTGATTGCATGGACGTATGAGATGTGGTGAATAAAGTTACCTTGGGTCACTGCAATCAGGGGGAATGTTTAGATCAAGCGCCTTTAGAACACGATATGTACCCTCGTTTGCGCGGTGGGCAGGGCTTCTTCCTCCGTCCGTGTTCAGTGATGCAAAACTGATGGGACGAAGGTTGGATCAGCAGGTTATGAACAGATGGGGCAACAGCGGTGAAAGGTGAAGTGGAAGAAATTGCACGGCAGAAGTGAATCGTAGTTCTGCGCCCAAACCTTAATTGTAGGGAGCTGAATCCATCGCCCTGCTCGTAGTCCATCGTCATTGAAGGCCTTCTTCCATCGCCCTGCTCGGAGTCAATCGCCATTGAAGGCCTTCTTCCCTCTCCCTGCTCGGAGTCCATCGCCATGGAAGGCCTTATTTCTCTAACGATGGAAATCTGCCCATGGGCCTGGTCGCTAAGCATTCCTTATTTGTCTACAGAATCTGATTCAATTTGTGTGGGCGGTGCGGGCTGCGTGTTGTCACTTCTGTGCCCGGCATCTATGTCGCCAGAAAAAAACAAACGCATCGCAGGCCTAGCCTATGGCCTGTGGTCGTTCACGCGCAAGACCCATCAAGCCTGACTAACACCCGCACGCTACTGATAATGGCAAATATTAGCTACCGTGAGCCGACGTGCATCTCGAGACATACCACGGGAGTGGACGCACCAGATAACAGGACTCCTACGCCTATGCTGTGTAAATCCGCGTTCTGCTCCGCCGTCACATCAAGACCGTTCAGCATGGGCGGCCATGAGCCCATGAGTGGTGTATCATATGCTACCCAAACGTCAATGAGAAAAAGTCCAAGGGCTGTATCTCCCTTCACCTTCTCCGGCATCGTAAGATTGGCCATGCCACGGCAACATACAAGACAGGCATACTCGACAAGGGCCTCAGGTCATTCCTGCACTCAAATCTCCACACGAGGCCTCAAGCCATTCCTGCACTCATATCTCTACACGAGGCCTCAAGCCATTCCTGCACTCAAATCTCCACACAAGGCTACCGCTTCATGAACGCTTGGCGCCTCATGTACTCCCTTGCTTCGAGCTTGGATAAATTCCTGAAACTCCAAGATATGAACAAGGAGAAGCACCTCAAGGACGATTGTCTATCCATCCTCTGCGACATCATGACGACCTCGGACTTCACACTAACGACTACGATGTTTTAAATTTTCTCTGACGGATTGGCTGTGAAATCCGAGGTCAACGGCGATGTCGTAGAGGATGCAGCTCATTGAACTGGATGTTTTATACTTATTGAACTGAACACTTGGAACATCACTTTTTGAAAAGAATACTTAGCACATGATGCTGAGATCATTGCGATAAGCCGCCAACCATACTTATCATATGAGAAAATGAGTCGACGAGGATGGATTTGAGTCGAAGCAGACTAGCGCAGCTTGATAGTGCTACACAATACAAGGCTCAGGCTCAGCTTGAGCTTTTTTGCTGCATTGATTTGCAAGACTGAGGATAGAAGGCACCAGCGAGCAGCAGGCAAAATAACCACACATGATCCATGGATGCAGATCGTGGGCAAAGAAAATCCTAAACAATAATTAACTAGCAGCTGTAATACTAGACATATATCAAAATTACCATGCTAATCATAACCTGATCATTAACCATCTTGAGTGACAAGCAATCGACAAACAGAATAATGGTTCAAGGAGGTTCAGGTAGGTCTAAAGTTCTATAATACTGCATAGGCAAAAGGCACATTAAGATAAAACATGGCCACCAGGATCGCTACATAGCCGCAACAAGTAGGACATAAGGATTTCAATCTTCAAAGTACCAACATAGACCTTGAGTCACCATGCATCAGCATCGGCAAAAGACACCACCACCATCAATCTCACCAGGTCTCCAAGTAATCCTACAAAAACAAGATAAACAAGTGCACATCATTCATCAGTATAGCGCATTGCAAGCCTAAGTCAAGTCTAGCATCTGATCGTAAAACATGTAAATATGAGGCCAATTAAAAATCTATGAATGGATGGCTTTCATGCATCCGAAATGTAAATATGAAGCCACAAAAAGATCATCTCAGGTGCATTCTTCAAAGTTTGGAGATGCAATGTTATAGAAAACTAGCGAGCCAACGGAATCAACATTTATACTATCGTAACAAATGTGCAGGTTCATGACCAGTTATGCAAACCATCCACCTTCTGAATTTATATATAACCTTCAGTTCACGGCGTTACCTATTATGCTTTCGCAACAGATGCAGGCAATGTTTGGCCACCTCCAGCCTTCACATCACATCCTTCAGAGCTTGCGGTAGACAAAGCTTGATCTTTTGAACAGGGACCCTAAAGAATTTACAGATTACTATATAAGTGAACAGCCCAAAACTAGTACAGTGTCCCTGCTTCAAATTAAATTACACAGATCCACCGATGTTGCCTCAATTGAACATATACTGTGGTAAGCAGTCAACAGAATGTTGAGCCCAACATCAAGTATATGAACATATGCTTATTAGAACAGTAATGCTGAAGGGTGTAAGGGTTTCCATTTTTGAATTAAGCAGTTATACAGCCTACGGAACATCATTTACATATATCTATAAATCTTTCATGAATGGTTGTCTTGACATGTCTGATTCTGAATTTCTGCTTGAGGGAAATCAAGTGCTTCATCCGTTAAACAAAGAATAACATTTTCTTGCGGGGAAAACAAAGAATAACATAACAAGCCATATACGGTGCCACAAGGGTATGATATATCATAAGTGCACACTATCATCATAGAACTGCCTCAGCAATATATAGCACGGTCAAAGAGTTTAGACTTTATGCTGGTTCAGTATTTTCAAAGTGAGATAGAATTGCAAATGGAAATCATATACAGTAAGAGTGGATGGCAGATTCCTACAACAACCCATTAATTCAGTGATCTCAAGTAAATAAAAACTAGATACTAAAATACAGATTTCAAACATAGAAAGAAACTCATTTTCTCACAATATGAATGGGCTCACCTTATCCTGTAGTATCAAAGAAGGAGGCCACGCCATGATGTAGGGATAAATTGGCTTGTGATAATCTTCACAGATCATTTTCAGCTCTGCTGTTTCGAGACAAAAGGATAGCAACAACCGAGGAGCCTCGGTACACCCGTCATACTCAGTACGCAGGTATACGATTCCATCGATAACATCCATAAGCCGCACACTGATAAATTCATCATCTCCTTTTGAGAACTTAACGAACTCGCGAATCGCTTTCAAGGGAAATGTGTGGTCGAGTACCCAGTAATTGAGACCATCGTCAAAATACCCGTCTTCGCGTCGCCAGAAATAAACATTAAGCGAGCAATCACCCCACAAACCCGGGGAAACGATACAGGGCCTCCTTTCCTTGGTATTACCAAACACAAAAGCACAATTACGGCCATCTTGCTCTGCCAAGAGCGGTGGCAGATCCATTTTAGTGAACTGCAGCGTCGCGGTATCAAGCACGGTGATGTACGGTTTCCCATAATGGGTCCAATAGACGGAGCCATTCACCATCTTGCCGGTGACCCCTATCGCAGTGCCAGGGAACTCCCGGCACTTGGACTTGATGCTGCTGTCCGAGGAGATGATGCGGACGAACGCCTTCACCTGAAACAAGTTGAAATCGTAGCACACCACACGGGGTGGTGTGCCGGGGTCCTCTTGGTCTTGGGAGGAGATAATGTGGAACTCAAAGTAAGTGGCGTCGGAGAAgaggcggggcggcgaggggTAGAGATGGAGTGCCCGGGTGAGAGGGTTGTAGGCAGCTATCTGCTTGGCACTCCGGTTGAAGAGGACCACGTAGCCGTCGCAGCATCGGTCAACCTCCCACACGGGTGAGgcaccttcttcttcttcttggtcctCCTCTTCATCCTCGTTCTCATCTTCTTCATTGGTGTCCTCTTCCATGTTCTCCTCCTTGCTGCTCTCTTCTTCTtggtcgtcctcctcctcctcttcatcctcGCTGTTCTCATCTTCTCCATTGGTGTCCTCCTCCATGTTGTTCTCTTCGTCGTTCTCATCTTCTACGTCGCTGTCCTCATCCTCGTCTGGGAGTGGGAGGCCGGTGAGGTCGAAATCGCCGCCGCTCACAGCGGCAGCGAAGTCCCGGTCGGTGGGGAGGTGGTGGGCTTCGAAAGAAGAGTCCTCGGGCTGGAAGCCGACGATGAATCCTTTCGTCAAGCGTTGGATGAAGAATCCGACAAAGGGAGACGGGTGGAGAGCCCGGAAGCTGCGGCGGAAGGCGGGGGACGAACGGACCGCGGAGAGGAAGGTGCGGCAGGAGAGGGCGGCACGGACGAGGCTGGGGAGGCAGGGGAGGCGGAGGAACACCTCGCGGAGAAGGTCGTCGTCGAGATCGAGCACGGTGGTCGGGGATTtcgccggcggcggtggcggcatcGCTCGCGACCTAGGTTTTCTTTTTCTGAGGGAGAGCTCCAGCCCTGGGTAGTGTAGCGGGGGAAGCCGGATGAATGGGGCCATTGGGGTTGTCTCTCGCGTGTCGTTTGTTTTATCCCGCGGATAAGGCCCAGGCCTGTCGGCGACCTTGCGTGGGCCGCACTGATCAAGGCTATAGCGCAGCAGGACACCGGCCCAGAGTGCATCATCGCAGTTGAAAATAGTATTTTCTCGATCAATGGAAAAGTGTGTGCGTTGGCGAGGCCATTGAGCTGTTCCCAAACTTTCTCGACCATGTTGAAGTTTTCCAAACATATGTACAATGCCTATGTCCTTAATGTCTTTAGCTGCCCGACTGCATTGTCGTTATGCCAAACCACTAGTAACGATGGGCTGGACGTTTCAACAtctttagtttttttttttggattgttgttttttttttttgTTATTTCTAGAGAAATTTCCAATCTATTTATCAATCATGGCAGTACTGAATACACTAGAGGTAATAAAAATTACAGTCAGGTCCATGGACCATCTAGCAACGACTACAAACACTGGAACAAGCCGAAGGCGCCccaccgtcatcgcccctccctctcTGGAGCCAGGCAAACGTTTTTGTAGTAGACAATCGGGAAGTCATCATGCTAAGGCACCAAAGGACCAGTGCACCAGAACATCATCCATGCCGATGAAGAGAGTTGTAGATCGGAAAGATCAAATATGTAAGCATACGAAGAAAGAAAGACAAAAACTAAACCAAAATAGATCCATCGAAGACAAGCACCAACCGAATCAGGCCA
This sequence is a window from Aegilops tauschii subsp. strangulata cultivar AL8/78 chromosome 7, Aet v6.0, whole genome shotgun sequence. Protein-coding genes within it:
- the LOC120968293 gene encoding uncharacterized protein; translation: MPPPPPAKSPTTVLDLDDDLLREVFLRLPCLPSLVRAALSCRTFLSAVRSSPAFRRSFRALHPSPFVGFFIQRLTKGFIVGFQPEDSSFEAHHLPTDRDFAAAVSGGDFDLTGLPLPDEDEDSDVEDENDEENNMEEDTNGEDENSEDEEEEEDDQEEESSKEENMEEDTNEEDENEDEEEDQEEEEGASPVWEVDRCCDGYVVLFNRSAKQIAAYNPLTRALHLYPSPPRLFSDATYFEFHIISSQDQEDPGTPPRVVCYDFNLFQVKAFVRIISSDSSIKSKCREFPGTAIGVTGKMVNGSVYWTHYGKPYITVLDTATLQFTKMDLPPLLAEQDGRNCAFVFGNTKERRPCIVSPGLWGDCSLNVYFWRREDGYFDDGLNYWVLDHTFPLKAIREFVKFSKGDDEFISVRLMDVIDGIVYLRTEYDGCTEAPRLLLSFCLETAELKMICEDYHKPIYPYIMAWPPSLILQDKGPCSKDQALSTASSEGCDVKAGGGQTLPASVAKA